From the Gemmatimonadales bacterium genome, the window CGGCCGGTGAATCCGAGCAGCAGCATGCACTTCTCCGTTCCGGCGCCCCGCAGCGACAACACGCCCTCGAGCGCCTGGATCAGGCGCTCGTGCCCGGCAAGGCGGAGGGTGGTTTCGGTCTCGACCGCGGTGCTGAGGCGCAGCATGCTGAGCGGCAGGCGCGCCTGCACCAGTTCGCGCACGGCCGCCACGCCGTCGTCGAAGGTGGACAGGAAGACGGCATAGAAGCGTTCGCGCTCCGGCAGCGGCGAGACGCGGACGGTGGCCTCGGTGATGATGCCCAGCCGCCCCTCGCAGCCGAGGACGATCTCGCGCAGGTCGGGGCCCGCTGCGGATGCCGGATGAGGCGGCAGCTCCAGGGTGCCGGCGGGCGCCTCCACGCGGCCGCCGGCGAACAGGCGCTCGATGCGCCCGTAGCCCAGCGACTGCTGGCCGCTGGATCGCGTGGCGATCCAGCCGCCGAGCGTGGAGTACTCGAACGACTGCGGGAAGTGACCGAGCGTGAAGCCGCGGGCCCGCAGCTGCGCCTCGAGGTCGGGGCCCGCGACGCCCGCGCCGAAGGCGGCGAGCTGGCTGACGTCGTCGAAGCGCTGGAGGCCGTTCATCCGAGCGAGACTGACGGTGAGCACCGGTGCGTCCCCGTCGACCGGGTTGACGTGCCCCACGACGCTGGTGCCTCCGCCGTACGGAATGAGCCGCGCGCCGGTCCGCGCGCCGTAGCCGAGCAGCGCCCGCACGCCATCGGGGGTGCTCGGCTGCGCGACGCCGTCGGGAGCCCGGCCCAGACGGCCGCTTCGAGTAGCCACCCAGTCGGGCAGGCTCTGCCCGCGGGCGTGGCGCACGCGCAGCTCCGGCGAGCGGTCGATCAGGGCGTGCGGCGCGAGCCGGGAAGGGGGAGCCGCGGCGACCACGTCGGCCAATCGCGCCGGCGCGATCGTGAGGCCCGGGCCGAGCCGTTGCTCGAGCAGGCGGACGGCGGCGGGCGGCACGGGGTACCCGGTCGCCTCGTCTCCCCAGCCGTTCCAGCGTCGCATGGTGCGGCCCCCGTGTCCCGGTCTCGCTAGTGCAGCGCCGCTCCGAGCGCGTCGGCCGCCCGGTCGACCTCGTCGGCCAGGCGCCCGACCGCCGCCGTGACGCGCGCGGCCTGGGTCACCGCCTCGTCCGGCCTACCGAGTTCCAGCGCCTCGCGGATCCCCGGCATCGTCTTGACGCCGTAGCCGGTGTAGAGGCCCGGCGCGTAGATCAGGTTCCGGAACCAGGGCCGGGCCGGGAGGCCGGCCGTGTCCGCCAGGGCGCGCTCGGTGCGATACAGCATCCGGTTCACGCGGTCCAGCGCGTCGGCGCGCGCGGCGACCTCGGCCGCCGAGAGTCCGTCGAGACGGGTCAGGGCGCTGTCGTAGCGGGTTGCCGCGGCCGCCAGGTGCGCCACCGCCTGGCGCAGCGGACCCAGGTCCAGCTTCCGGGAGCTGTCGCGGGCCGCGGCGAGGCGCGCCAGCTCGCCCACGTAACCGTCGAACTTCCGTGCCGCTCCCCCGAACTCGAAGGGCAGGACCGGCGCGTCGGCCATCCGCAGGATGGCGGTGCCCACGGTGCGCGCCTGCGCCACCTCGGCGGTGAGCGAGGTGTCCAGGAAGCGGAGGTAGAACGTGTAGTCGTCGTAGATCGAGTGGTAGATGCCGTCCTCGGTCGCGCCGCCGTAGCGCACGTCGAGCGAGGCCACGCCCAGGTGGTCGATGAACGCCGTGTAGTCGGAGCCGGAGCCCAGGGCGCCGACGGAGAAGGCCGTGTCGGCGTCGACGCGCGCCGAATCGCGGGCGCGTTCCTCGCGCCGGTGCTGGCGGGCGGCCTCGAGCGCGCTCCGGCCGCTGTCGGTGGGGGCGGGCACGTCGCGGGCGACCTCGAAGAGGAACTGCTCCAGCGACGGCGACCCCGAGGCCCCGAGCCACCCCTGCTCGTTCACGTCGCCGTTGAAGTAGACCACGGCCTTGTCCGCCAGCTCGTCGGCGTGTTTCTCCGCCCACTCGGTGGAGCCCAGCAACCCCCACTCCTCGCCATCCCACGCCGCGAGCACGATGGTGCGCGCGGGCCGCCAGCCGGTCCTGAGGAGCACGCCGAGCGCGCGAGCGGTTTCGTCGAGGGAGACCTGGCCGGAGATCGGGTCGGCCGCGCCGTTGACCCAGGCGTCGTGGTGGTTCCCGTACAGGACCCACTCGTCGGGACGAGTCGCGCCGCGGATCACCGCGACCACGTCGTAGAGCGGCCGGGTCTTCCACTCGAAGCGCACGGCCAGCCGCGCGCGCCCAGGTCCGGGGCCGACGTGGTACGTGAGGGGCAGCGCGCCCCGCCACGACGGGGGCGCCACCGGCCCCTCGAGACTCCTCAGCAGCGGGAGCGCGTCGCCGTAGGAGATGGGCAGGACGGGGATGGCGGCCAGGGTCTGGGCGGCGCTGATCGGCAGACGCCGGGAGCCGGGCTCGGAGGCCCAGCCCGGCGAGAGCGGATCGCCCGGGTAGACGGGCATGTCCATCACGCTGCCCCGCTGCACGCCCTGCGGGGGACGCATCGGGCCCCGTGGCCAGGTGTCGCCCTGGAAGAACCCGTCGTCGCGCGGATCGGAGTAGATCACGCATCCGATCGCGCCGTGCTCGGCCGCCACCTTGGGCTTGATGCCGCGCCAGGATCGGCCGTAGCGCGCGACCACGATCTTCCCCCGCACGCTGATGCCGAGACTGTCCAGCGTCCGGTAGTCGTCCGGCACGCCGTAGTTCACGTAGACGAGGTCGCCGGTGACGTCGCCGTCGGGCGAGTAGGCGTTGAAGGTCGGCAGCTGATCCGCTTGTCCCGACGTCGGATCGCCGGGCACCGGCGGCTCCCGCAGCGCCGCCGTGTAGGGGGTCGGCGCGAGCAACTCGAGCGAGCGGCTCAGCGGTCGCGGCATCAGGGCCTCGAACTGCTCGATGGAGGCGTCCAGGCCGAACGAGCGGAACTTGGCGAGGATCGCGGCCGCCACCCGGTGCGAGCGCTCGGTGCCCGCCTCGTGGGGAAACGCACTCAAGGCGACCAGCTGGGCGCGGAGCGTGTCGCGGCTCGGCGCGGCGCGCAGCGTCTCCTCGTGCGCGCGCTCGGCCGCCAGCATCGTACCGGGAAAGCCGCGCACCGCCCGGTCGGGCGCGGCCTGGCCCGCGAGCCCGCCAGCGGCGGCCAGCGACGCCAGTCCCAATCCCCACAGCGTGCGTCCGAAGGCGATCATCAGCTTCTCCTCCGTCTATTGAGCGCTGAACCTCTCGAGAAACGCCCGCTCGTCGGGCGTGAGGCTGGCGGCGCCCGCCATCGCCACCTTGGTCATGACCCGCTCGTACTCCTCGCGGTTGACGGGGTGCAGCGCGTCGGGCCGGATTCGTCTCCAGCGCTCGAGATCCGCGGCCGAGCTCCGGGGGGCGCCCGCGGCGACTCGCGCCCGGAACTGCACGGCGGGCGAGCGCAGCTCGATCCAGCGCAGGTACAGGAACCCGCCCGCGAAGCCCCCGAGGTGGGCGAAGTTCGCGATGCCCGCCTGCCCGGTCAGTCCCCCGAACAGGGCCATCGCCGTCATCAGCACCACCAGCAGGCGCGCCTCGAGCCGCAGGACGAAGAACAGGTAGATGGGGTCGCGCGGCCAGAAGTGCGCGTAGCCCAGCATGACACCGAAGACCGCTCCCGACGCACCCACGATGCGCGCGTAGGGCGTGAGCAGCGACGCCAGGGCGCCGGCCACGCCGCTCGCGAGATACAGGCCGATGAACCGGCGTCCGCCGAGCCGCGCCTCGAGCCGCGGGCCGA encodes:
- a CDS encoding FAD-binding oxidoreductase, which gives rise to MRRWNGWGDEATGYPVPPAAVRLLEQRLGPGLTIAPARLADVVAAAPPSRLAPHALIDRSPELRVRHARGQSLPDWVATRSGRLGRAPDGVAQPSTPDGVRALLGYGARTGARLIPYGGGTSVVGHVNPVDGDAPVLTVSLARMNGLQRFDDVSQLAAFGAGVAGPDLEAQLRARGFTLGHFPQSFEYSTLGGWIATRSSGQQSLGYGRIERLFAGGRVEAPAGTLELPPHPASAAGPDLREIVLGCEGRLGIITEATVRVSPLPERERFYAVFLSTFDDGVAAVRELVQARLPLSMLRLSTAVETETTLRLAGHERLIQALEGVLSLRGAGTEKCMLLLGFTGRRSIVTVARKDAIGMALAHRGVRVGGAVVGKQWQRSRFRVPYLRNSLWEAGYAVDTLETATRWSQVPTLVQALEAALEGALLPLGERVHVFTHLSHFYPDGASLYTTYLFRLAADPDETLDRWRTLKAAASGAIVAHGATISHHHGVGLDNAPWLAAEKGELGMQVLRDLWARFDPHGMMNPGKLV
- a CDS encoding transferrin receptor-like dimerization domain-containing protein, whose amino-acid sequence is MIAFGRTLWGLGLASLAAAGGLAGQAAPDRAVRGFPGTMLAAERAHEETLRAAPSRDTLRAQLVALSAFPHEAGTERSHRVAAAILAKFRSFGLDASIEQFEALMPRPLSRSLELLAPTPYTAALREPPVPGDPTSGQADQLPTFNAYSPDGDVTGDLVYVNYGVPDDYRTLDSLGISVRGKIVVARYGRSWRGIKPKVAAEHGAIGCVIYSDPRDDGFFQGDTWPRGPMRPPQGVQRGSVMDMPVYPGDPLSPGWASEPGSRRLPISAAQTLAAIPVLPISYGDALPLLRSLEGPVAPPSWRGALPLTYHVGPGPGRARLAVRFEWKTRPLYDVVAVIRGATRPDEWVLYGNHHDAWVNGAADPISGQVSLDETARALGVLLRTGWRPARTIVLAAWDGEEWGLLGSTEWAEKHADELADKAVVYFNGDVNEQGWLGASGSPSLEQFLFEVARDVPAPTDSGRSALEAARQHRREERARDSARVDADTAFSVGALGSGSDYTAFIDHLGVASLDVRYGGATEDGIYHSIYDDYTFYLRFLDTSLTAEVAQARTVGTAILRMADAPVLPFEFGGAARKFDGYVGELARLAAARDSSRKLDLGPLRQAVAHLAAAATRYDSALTRLDGLSAAEVAARADALDRVNRMLYRTERALADTAGLPARPWFRNLIYAPGLYTGYGVKTMPGIREALELGRPDEAVTQAARVTAAVGRLADEVDRAADALGAALH
- a CDS encoding rhomboid family intramembrane serine protease: MTPWVTLLIFANVAMLLLEQSAPGVAGLFVLVPAWIPLRPWTVVSYMFLHAGFSHLFFNMLALYFFGPRLEARLGGRRFIGLYLASGVAGALASLLTPYARIVGASGAVFGVMLGYAHFWPRDPIYLFFVLRLEARLLVVLMTAMALFGGLTGQAGIANFAHLGGFAGGFLYLRWIELRSPAVQFRARVAAGAPRSSAADLERWRRIRPDALHPVNREEYERVMTKVAMAGAASLTPDERAFLERFSAQ